The following are from one region of the Candidatus Bathyarchaeota archaeon genome:
- a CDS encoding class I SAM-dependent methyltransferase has product MAFENYFQNLQLEQLFRKLNAPNPELLAKEVQYFTAEEAEKRDKIILDYFGENGVNKIVNTIHEFLFTTPSPPQDAKVLDVGAGSGFFTVKLYNRFRQTLHNVQFYAMDATPAMLNSLRKKSDEITPFVGIAENIKGSITEARKYFNIPLRFDAAYSTLMLHHSAEPAKVFQSIKEILKRKGRAIIIDLYKHNFEEFKKELGDIHLGFDVKSINEMACEHFSKVKIEKIGGICCDCSGRSAEIFATFLEC; this is encoded by the coding sequence ATGGCCTTTGAAAACTATTTTCAGAATTTGCAGCTTGAACAGCTTTTCAGAAAGCTGAATGCTCCCAATCCCGAGTTACTTGCGAAGGAAGTCCAGTATTTCACAGCGGAGGAAGCTGAAAAGAGAGACAAAATCATATTAGACTATTTTGGAGAAAATGGAGTAAACAAAATAGTCAACACCATTCACGAATTTTTATTTACAACGCCGAGTCCCCCGCAAGATGCGAAAGTTTTAGATGTCGGAGCTGGTTCCGGCTTTTTCACAGTTAAGCTATATAATAGGTTTCGCCAAACATTGCACAATGTTCAATTTTATGCCATGGACGCAACCCCAGCTATGCTTAATTCATTAAGAAAGAAGAGCGACGAAATAACACCATTTGTAGGAATAGCTGAAAATATCAAGGGCAGCATAACAGAGGCAAGAAAATACTTCAATATTCCACTCAGATTTGACGCAGCATATTCAACGTTAATGCTTCACCACAGCGCTGAACCAGCAAAAGTCTTCCAAAGCATTAAAGAAATTCTAAAAAGAAAAGGCAGAGCCATTATTATAGACCTTTACAAACATAACTTTGAAGAGTTCAAAAAAGAATTGGGCGATATTCACTTAGGCTTCGATGTAAAAAGCATCAATGAAATGGCATGCGAACATTTTTCAAAAGTCAAAATCGAGAAGATTGGAGGCATCTGCTGCGATTGTTCAGGACGCTCCGCAGAAATATTCGCTACTTTTTTAGAATGCTAA
- a CDS encoding inorganic diphosphatase produces MNLWRDIPCGEKPPEILNMVIEVISGSRDKYEYNTQWETFVLDRIIPSSVVFPVEYGFVPLTWFDDEDPLDIMALTYEPLEVGCIVKVRVIGGLIVEDEKGVDPKILSVLVNDARFEGYRDINDVHSHKLREIQEFFETYKRLEPHKWVKFKEWKNAKEAMKIVEYAIKKFQALSSIKEREHSYLD; encoded by the coding sequence ATGAACCTTTGGCGTGATATTCCATGCGGAGAAAAACCTCCCGAAATTCTAAACATGGTCATTGAGGTTATAAGCGGTTCAAGAGACAAATACGAATACAATACTCAATGGGAAACATTCGTTTTAGACCGTATAATACCGTCTTCAGTGGTTTTCCCAGTTGAGTATGGGTTTGTTCCGCTGACCTGGTTTGATGATGAAGACCCTCTTGACATAATGGCTTTAACCTATGAACCTCTAGAAGTTGGATGCATCGTTAAAGTTAGGGTTATAGGCGGGTTAATAGTGGAGGACGAAAAGGGCGTAGACCCGAAAATATTGTCGGTGCTGGTGAACGACGCAAGGTTTGAGGGATACAGAGACATAAACGATGTTCACTCACATAAGCTGAGGGAAATTCAGGAGTTCTTCGAAACCTACAAGCGTCTGGAACCCCATAAATGGGTTAAATTTAAGGAGTGGAAAAACGCCAAAGAAGCCATGAAAATCGTCGAATACGCCATCAAGAAGTTCCAAGCACTTTCATCAATCAAAGAAAGAGAACATTCTTATCTTGATTAG